ATCGGACGCGTCGTAGATCCACACACCACCGTCACCTGCCCCGATCGCGAGGAAACGGCCGTCGGGGCTGAACGAGACGGACGCCATGTACTTCGACGACAACCGCAACGGCTCGCCCACGGCGGACGGTTCGTCGCCGTCGAGTGCCCACAGGCGGACGGTGCCGTCATCGCTCGCCGACGCGAGGGTGGCCCCGTCGGGGGAGACGACGACGCCGTAGACCGGCCCGGTGTGTCCGCTCAGTGTGTAGGCGAGGGGCACGGCCTGGCTGGCGATGAGCCTCGAGTACGCGACCGGGCTGTCGGGCTGGAGTTCGGCCGCGACGAGCGCCAGGTTCGCCGAGATCGTGGAGTCCTTGTCCCGCAGGGAGTCGGACAGCGCGACGATCTGCTGGAACTGCGCGGTGCTCCGTGCCGTCTCGGCCCGGCTCTTCGCGTCCCAGGCCAGTCCGGTCATGACGAACGCGATGATCGTGGACAGCGCCATCGCGGTGATGCCGACCCGCCGGGTCCGGGTCTCGCGGGCGATCTGCCGGCGGGAGGCGTCGAGGAAGGCCACCGCGGTGGGGCTGAGCGCGACCGGCCCGCGCCGGCCCTCGGGAGTGCCCGCCATGGCGAGGTGCGGATTCTGCTCGGACACGACGTCCATGCGTCCGCGCTGGTAGAGCAGCTCGCGGTTGCGTCCGGAGCCGAGCCAGGTCGACGCGTCGGCCTCGATCTGCTGTCGCAGGGCGGCACCGGCGCGGTCCTGCTGGATCCAGGACTTGAGTCGGGGCCACGCGTCGATCACCGCATCGTGGATGAGTTCGACATAGTCGGCGTCGACGACGAGCACACGTGCCGACACGAAATGGTCGAGGACGCGCTTCGACGCGTCGCGATCCTCCCCGCCGACCGCGAGCAGTTCGTTCAGCGACCGCGCGATCTTGACGTCCGTGCCGGTCGTGGTGACGTACACCAGGTGGACGAGCATCGAGCGGGCACGGGCACGGTCGGAATCGTCGGCGAGACTCTCCCACGCTCGTTCGGCGCCGGCGGCGACGGATCCGCGGACCCCGCCGGTCGCGCGGTAGGCGGCGACGGTGAGCGTGCCCCCGCTGCGCTTGTCCCACAGGGAGTCGAGCAGGTGGGACAGCAGGGGAAGCTCGGTGCCGCTGATCTCACCGTCGGCCAGTCCGGTGAGGTCGTGGAGGATGAGGTCGACGAGACCTGGTTCGAGGCGGACACCCACGAGTTTGGCGGGCGCGGTGATGACCTCGACGAGATCGTCGCGGTCGAGGGGCTGGACGGTCTTGGTCCGCCGTTCGAGGGCCCGGGCGAGCACGGGAGTGCCCACTGCCTGGTCGTAGAAGTCCGACCTCATCGTCGCGACGACGAGTGCGGGCGCGTCGCCGTCCGAACCGGTCGACGCCGTCTCGATCAGGGTGAGGAACTCGGTGCGCAGAGCGACGTCGCTGCACTGGGTGAACAGTTCCTCGATCTGGTCGACCACGATCAGCAGCAAGGACGACGACGTACGGGAGGTCGCGGCACGCAGGGCCGCGTGGACGGCGGTGTGGTCGGCGGGGTCGCCGACGTCGGTCAGTTCGGGGAGCGCGTCGACGAGTCGTGCCACCGGGTCGGTGCCGGGGGTGAGGACCACCGGGTGGCAGTCCGGCGCGGAACACAGCTGGGGAATGAGACCGGCCTGTACGAGCGAGGACTTGCCGACGCCGGAGGCACCGGTCACCACGACCGGGCCCTGCCCGTGGGAGGCCGTCACCACGTCGGCGAGGGTCCGCACACTCTGGGCGCGCCCGAAGAACAACCGGGCGTCGTTCTGACGGTAGGAGGCGAGTCCCTTGTAAGGGCGGATCCCGGGCGGCACCGATACCGATGCCGATTCCTTGGTGCGCGGAGCGTTCGCCTGGCCGCGCGCGGCCTTCCACCAGTTCTCCCACTGCTTCAGGGAGTACAGACCGGGGGCCGGCGGTTCGGCGTTGAGCTCCCGCGCCGCGCGGATGAGGACCACGAGCACCGGATGCACCGACTCGAAGTTGGCCGGCATCCGGTTGCCGCTGCGCCAGTCGCTGACCCGCTGTACGGAGACGGTCCGGTCGCTGCCCACCGCCCGGGCGACGGTCGCGGCATCCGAGACGACCTTCTTGAGGGCGGGACGACCGGCTGCGGCGAACAGCATGCGCAACTGGTCGGCGAAGAACTGACGCTGCGCCGAACCAGGCTTTCCGCCGGTCTCTGACATCCGTTCCGCGCCCTTCGTGCTCCCGTTCCCCGCCTGCAAACATCCGCTGCGGAAAAATTCCTCACCACGTCTGAGCAGGGATGATACCGGTTCCGCGCCGGTCGGTATTCTTCGTCCCCATCAAACACGGGGAAGAGTGGTGACCACGCAAGGTTCGGCCTTGCAGTGTGGGGCGGGGGCCTCCACGCCGATAGGGACTGACGAGGGGTAGTTCCGGGTCGGCGTGGAGGCATGCTCCACATACGTTCGGCCCCGCATCACGCGGGGCCCTTCGCGTATCCCCGGCCTACTTCACGACGTCGGGATCGTCCGTCGCGACGGGGCCGTTCAACAGATACGGATCGCGATCCAGGTAGGCCTTCGTCTCCCGCGCGATCAGACCCGACAGCACCAGCAGGCCGATCAGGTTCGGCAGGGCCATGAGGCCGTTCATCACGTCCGAGAAGTTCCAGACCACCTCGAGCTGGGTGGTGGCACCGATGAACACCACGATCACGAAGATCGCGCGGTAGGGCACCACGCCGCGGCGACCGACGAGACGCTCGACGCACCGCTCGCCGTAGTACGACCAGCCGAGGATCGTCGAGAAGGCGAAGAAGACGACCGAGATGGCAACGATCCAGTGACCCCAGTCCCCACCGAGGCCGTCGGCGAAGCCGGCCGATGTCATCGCGGCGCCCTGCTCGCCGGACTCCCAGGCTCCGGTCGTGACGATGACCAGACCGGTGAAGGTGACGACGATGATCGTGTCGATGAACGTCTGGGTCATCGACACCAGGCCCTGACGCACCGGGTGGGTGGTCTGGGCGGCCGCGGCGGCGATCGCCGCGCTGCCCATGCCCGACTCGTTCGAGAAGATGCCGCGCGCCACGCCGTAACGCAGAGCGATCATGAAGACCGATCCGATGAAGCCACCGGTGGCCGCCGTGCCGGTGAAGGCATCGGTGAAGATGAGCGCGAAGGCATCGGGGATCTGCGTGAAGTTGACCGCGAGGACGATGATGCCGGCGCCGACGTAGAGGAGGATCATCGCGGGCACGAAGCCGGCGGTGACCCTGCCGATGGACTTGATGCCGCCGAGCAGGACTGCCGCGGCGAGCACGGTCATCACGATGCCACTGAGCCAGGTCGGCACACCGAAGGTGCCGTCGAGCTGGGTAGCGACGGTGTTGGCCTGGGTCATGTTGCCGATGCCGAAGCTGGCGAGCACGGCGAACACCGCGAACAGCAGACTCAGGACGAGACCGGCCTTGTTGGGGATGGCGCGGGCGAGGTAGTACTGCGGACCACCGCTCTGCTCACCCTTGGCGTCGGTCGTGCGGTACTTCACGCCGAGGAACGCCTCGGAGTACTTGCTGGCCATGCCGACCAGGCCGGTGACCCACATCCAGAACAGCGCGCCGGGCCCGCCGAAGTAGATCGCGGTGCCGACACCGGCGATGTTGCCCACGCCCACCGTCGCGGCGAGCGCGGTGGTCAGTGCCTGGTACTGGGAGATGTCGCCTTCGGTGGCGCCTTCGTCGTGGCGGGTGATCAGACCCAGCCGCAGTGCGGGCCACAGCTTGCGGAACTGGATGCCCTTCAGCCGAATCGTGAGCACGAGGCCCGTGCCCAACAGCAGCGGGATGAGCAGGTACGGCCCCCACACCACCCCGCCCACCTCGACGAGGAAATCGTTCACCGAATCCATCCGCGTCCTCCTGATCGTCCGAAGCCCCCGACAGCGTCCGACCGGCCGGTGCCGGTGACGTCTGCGCTCGGGACCCGGCAGAGTCTAAGCTTCCGTGGCACGCAGTGTCCCCGGACCCCGCGGCGCGTCCGATATGCGTTCTTCTCGATCGGTGGGCGGCAGGCCGCGTCAGTCGCGACGCGATTCCAGCACCGCGTCAGTCGCGACGCGATTCCAGCACCGCGTCACTCGCGACGCGATTCCAGCACCGCGTCAGTCGCGACGCGCTTCCAGCACCGCGTCGTACAGTTCGCGCTTCGAGACCGTCGCACCGGACGAGGTCGACGCCGCTTCGGCGACGACGGCGCAGGCGTCCTTCAGCCGCATCCCGTCCTCGACCTTCCGTTCCACCTCGTCGACGAGGTCGACGGGGTCGGTGGCCACGGCAACCGCCCCTTCGAGCACCACGGTGATCTCACCGCGCGCGCCCTCGACGGCCCACTCGGCGAGTTCGGCGAGCGTGCCGCGGCGCACTTCCTCGTAGGTCTTGGTGAGTTCGCGGCAGACGGCGGCGCGACGGTCACCGCCGAGCACGTCGACGGCGTCGGCCAGACAGGCCGCGAGCCGGTGCGGTGCCTCGAAGAACACCACGGCGCGAGGCTCCTGGACGAGCGTGCCGAAATACGCGCGTCGCTGGCCCGGCTTGCGGGGTGGGAACCCGTCGAAGCAGAACCGCTCGACCGGCAGGCCCGACAGGGCGAGGGCGGTGGTCACGGCGGACGGACCGGGCAGGCAGGTCACCGGCAGACCGGCCTCGACGCACGCCGCGACGAGCCGATAGCCGGGATCGCTCACCGACGGCATGCCCGCGTCGGTGACGAGCAGGACGGTGCGGCCCTCCTCGATGTCGGTGACCAGGCCCGGCAGTCGCGACACCTCGACCTGATCGTAGAAGCTCACGACCCGCCCGGTGATGGTGACGCCGAGCGCCGCGGCGAGTGCCTTGGTGCGCCGGGTGTCCTCGGCGGCGATGACGTCGGCGGTGCCGAGAGCGTCGCGGAGACGCGCCGAGGCGTCACCGATATCTCCCATCGGAGTGGCGGCCAGCACGAGCCGGCCCTCTCCCGGATTCGCGCCGTGGACCGGTTTGGCTGCCTGCATACGGCTCAGCCTACGATCGGAACGTGACCGTGACGGACCGCAGCCCTTCACAGGCCCCCGGCCGTGGTCCGTCGGCAGCGCAGGATCGTCGCCTCATCGGTCCCGGCCCGTTGGTGCCCGGACCCGAGCCCCTTCCGGGAGATCGGGCGCGCGGCTGGATCGTCACCGCCTTCGTCACGGCGCTCGCCGCGATCACGCGGTTCACGATGCTCAACTACCCCACCGATGCGAAGACGCCGGTGTTCGACGAGAAGCACTACGCCCCGCAGGGCTGGCAGGTGCTCACCGGCGGCTGGATCGAGGACAATCCCGGCTACGGGCTCGTCGTGCATCCGCCCGTCGGCAAACAGATGATCGCGCTCGGCGAGGCACTGTTCGGATACACCGCGTGGGGTTGGCGTTTCTCGGCCGCTGCGGCCGGCGTCGTGCTCGTCCTGCTGGTCGTGCGGATCGTGCGGCGGCTGACCCGCTCGACGATGCTCGGCGCGATCGCCGGTCTGCTGCTCGTCGTCGACGGGGTGACCTTCGTGTCGTCCCGCCTCGGCATGCTCGACATCTTCCAGGCGGTCTTCGTCGTCGGCGCCTTCGGTTGCCTGATCGTCGACCGCGACGACGTGCGTGCCCGGATGGCCCGGGTCCATGCCGAGGGCCGTGTTCTCGACAGTGTGTGGGGTCCGCGCTTCGGTGTGCGCTGGTGGCGCTTCGGTGCGGGCATCCTGCTGGGTCTCGCGGTGGGCACCAAGTGGTCGGGCCTGTACTTCATCGCGTTCTTCGGGCTGATGTCCGTGGCCTTCGACCTCGCGACGCGTCGCGCGTACCGGGTGCAGCGCCCCTGGGTGGGGACGGCGCTGCGCGACATCGGTCCGGCGCTGTATGCCCTCGTGCTCGTCCCGCTCGGGGTGTACCTGTCGACCTACTGGGCGTGGTTCGCGAGCG
This window of the Rhodococcus pyridinivorans genome carries:
- a CDS encoding nSTAND1 domain-containing NTPase; this translates as MSETGGKPGSAQRQFFADQLRMLFAAAGRPALKKVVSDAATVARAVGSDRTVSVQRVSDWRSGNRMPANFESVHPVLVVLIRAARELNAEPPAPGLYSLKQWENWWKAARGQANAPRTKESASVSVPPGIRPYKGLASYRQNDARLFFGRAQSVRTLADVVTASHGQGPVVVTGASGVGKSSLVQAGLIPQLCSAPDCHPVVLTPGTDPVARLVDALPELTDVGDPADHTAVHAALRAATSRTSSSLLLIVVDQIEELFTQCSDVALRTEFLTLIETASTGSDGDAPALVVATMRSDFYDQAVGTPVLARALERRTKTVQPLDRDDLVEVITAPAKLVGVRLEPGLVDLILHDLTGLADGEISGTELPLLSHLLDSLWDKRSGGTLTVAAYRATGGVRGSVAAGAERAWESLADDSDRARARSMLVHLVYVTTTGTDVKIARSLNELLAVGGEDRDASKRVLDHFVSARVLVVDADYVELIHDAVIDAWPRLKSWIQQDRAGAALRQQIEADASTWLGSGRNRELLYQRGRMDVVSEQNPHLAMAGTPEGRRGPVALSPTAVAFLDASRRQIARETRTRRVGITAMALSTIIAFVMTGLAWDAKSRAETARSTAQFQQIVALSDSLRDKDSTISANLALVAAELQPDSPVAYSRLIASQAVPLAYTLSGHTGPVYGVVVSPDGATLASASDDGTVRLWALDGDEPSAVGEPLRLSSKYMASVSFSPDGRFLAIGAGDGGVWIYDASDRAAPHVVLDRQVYADGAVHNVRYSPNGRVLAVPYDDGHVALVDTSDPGSGRFPVTLVDEHDGGVRTVAFRPGGQVLATSSDDRTVRLWDVSTPSRPVPLGEPLTGFGDVAHSVSFNGDGTILAASSDDGVLHLFDTTDPRAARPLGVPTNAHTGGVWNIAFLPDGRTLASASWDGTAKLWDVDPSTRTLDEIGPPLTGHGGGVPTLAVSPTGTTVVTGGQDSNVRVWTMPQTRMAVADGALTRPAIDRAGALVATGSYGPDVTLWRVGQGGDWNRAGGIALPRPLGGAYVCALSPSGTILATAPTSGGSVQLWDVRDPATPKPFGDPVPLDTRFTSALAFGPDGTTLVTGADDSTVQLWDIADPAEPVPWGQPLTGPKNLVRSAAISPDGRSLVVTSADSEIYAWNVTDPRSPTRVNVSDGHATGVNTVAFDGSSDVLVTGGDDHDVVVWDRTESGDFVARETRLSGHTGTVYSVSITLDGTRAVSGSDDGTVRLWDVADPGGMHEIGGPVTDMGTGRWQVTFAPDSTIVAAGGDGLLRTWGLDADAVVARICRSTSVRLEEVLDRYELPSPPDEVC
- a CDS encoding dolichyl-phosphate-mannose--protein mannosyltransferase, encoding MTVTDRSPSQAPGRGPSAAQDRRLIGPGPLVPGPEPLPGDRARGWIVTAFVTALAAITRFTMLNYPTDAKTPVFDEKHYAPQGWQVLTGGWIEDNPGYGLVVHPPVGKQMIALGEALFGYTAWGWRFSAAAAGVVLVLLVVRIVRRLTRSTMLGAIAGLLLVVDGVTFVSSRLGMLDIFQAVFVVGAFGCLIVDRDDVRARMARVHAEGRVLDSVWGPRFGVRWWRFGAGILLGLAVGTKWSGLYFIAFFGLMSVAFDLATRRAYRVQRPWVGTALRDIGPALYALVLVPLGVYLSTYWAWFASETGVYRHAVGSRIGHDGMFSFVPDALRSLWYYSASVLEFHSGLTNSAGNQHPWESKPWTWPMGLRPMLYYFADGERISGCDAEQCVKAVMLIGTPALWWVSVPVLGWGLWQLLVRRDWRWAAVLTGYGAGILPWFASLDRQMYYFYAVPMAPFLVMGVALVLGDILGSPHASTERRTTGLLVVCLYVGLVIANFVWLWPILTALPITPEHWNDQLWLPSWR
- a CDS encoding alanine/glycine:cation symporter family protein, producing the protein MDSVNDFLVEVGGVVWGPYLLIPLLLGTGLVLTIRLKGIQFRKLWPALRLGLITRHDEGATEGDISQYQALTTALAATVGVGNIAGVGTAIYFGGPGALFWMWVTGLVGMASKYSEAFLGVKYRTTDAKGEQSGGPQYYLARAIPNKAGLVLSLLFAVFAVLASFGIGNMTQANTVATQLDGTFGVPTWLSGIVMTVLAAAVLLGGIKSIGRVTAGFVPAMILLYVGAGIIVLAVNFTQIPDAFALIFTDAFTGTAATGGFIGSVFMIALRYGVARGIFSNESGMGSAAIAAAAAQTTHPVRQGLVSMTQTFIDTIIVVTFTGLVIVTTGAWESGEQGAAMTSAGFADGLGGDWGHWIVAISVVFFAFSTILGWSYYGERCVERLVGRRGVVPYRAIFVIVVFIGATTQLEVVWNFSDVMNGLMALPNLIGLLVLSGLIARETKAYLDRDPYLLNGPVATDDPDVVK
- the rsmI gene encoding 16S rRNA (cytidine(1402)-2'-O)-methyltransferase, with the protein product MQAAKPVHGANPGEGRLVLAATPMGDIGDASARLRDALGTADVIAAEDTRRTKALAAALGVTITGRVVSFYDQVEVSRLPGLVTDIEEGRTVLLVTDAGMPSVSDPGYRLVAACVEAGLPVTCLPGPSAVTTALALSGLPVERFCFDGFPPRKPGQRRAYFGTLVQEPRAVVFFEAPHRLAACLADAVDVLGGDRRAAVCRELTKTYEEVRRGTLAELAEWAVEGARGEITVVLEGAVAVATDPVDLVDEVERKVEDGMRLKDACAVVAEAASTSSGATVSKRELYDAVLEARRD